One segment of Proteus appendicitidis DNA contains the following:
- the folE gene encoding GTP cyclohydrolase I FolE yields MSSLSKEAQWVHAALVERGLETPLREPQLSPSESKQQIEHHMTEVMKLLNLDLSDDSLAETPRRIAKMYVDEIFSGLDYHNFPKITLIENKMQVDEMVTVRDITLTSTCEHHFVTIDGKAIVAYIPKDKVIGLSKINRIVQFFAQRPQVQERLTQQILIALQTLLGTKNVAVSIDAVHYCVKARGIRDATSATTTTSLGGLFKSSQNTRQEFLRAVRHL; encoded by the coding sequence ATGTCATCATTAAGTAAAGAGGCGCAATGGGTGCACGCTGCGTTAGTTGAACGCGGTTTGGAAACGCCTCTTCGTGAACCACAACTCTCTCCAAGTGAGAGCAAACAGCAAATTGAACATCATATGACAGAAGTGATGAAGCTGTTAAATCTAGATTTAAGCGACGATAGTTTAGCTGAAACGCCTCGTCGTATCGCTAAAATGTATGTTGATGAAATTTTCTCAGGGCTGGATTACCACAACTTCCCAAAAATCACGCTAATTGAAAATAAAATGCAAGTTGATGAAATGGTGACAGTACGAGATATCACATTAACAAGCACTTGCGAACATCACTTTGTCACTATTGATGGTAAAGCAATTGTGGCTTATATCCCGAAAGATAAAGTGATTGGGTTATCTAAAATTAATCGAATTGTACAATTCTTTGCTCAGCGTCCTCAAGTACAAGAACGCTTAACACAGCAAATCCTTATCGCATTACAAACGTTACTCGGCACAAAAAATGTGGCTGTTTCTATTGATGCGGTTCACTATTGTGTTAAAGCTCGTGGTATTCGTGATGCAACGAGTGCAACAACAACAACTTCATTAGGTGGGTTATTTAAATCTAGTCAAAATACGCGTCAGGAGTTTCTGCGCGCTGTTCGTCATCTTTGA
- a CDS encoding YbfB/YjiJ family MFS transporter has translation MNTSNHQSHSAQAFHIAFSGFLALVVAMGIGRFTFTPQVPLMIAEYQLTLTSAGIVAAFNYLGYLAGSYDAMRAVKGVGYRLWAGLWGAVIITLLSAFLNDAFTHSIARFFIGWASGWTLVLVASWANELLARLNKPILSVAVYAGTGAGIFISGILAVLIMKWQMNAMAGWLIYGSLAFICAIYVSYHLPKPWKMSREEVKVTSLTLTPAIKRLIWGYTFAGFGYILPATFLSQMAAERFPGSLIAQFVWPVFGASAALCIGIAIFTRNVLNTQLRLAITLWLQALGILIALWVPTITGLAIGAFLIGGGLMCAVQLAFLRGRELAPDHGRYMAGLLTTFYAIGQLVGPVISSLSSALTGKLEPALYVAFIVLIIGGFLVCLKEKERQ, from the coding sequence ATGAATACTTCAAATCACCAAAGTCATTCAGCACAAGCTTTTCATATCGCTTTTAGCGGGTTTCTTGCTTTAGTGGTTGCAATGGGAATAGGGCGCTTTACATTCACACCGCAAGTGCCGTTGATGATTGCAGAATATCAATTAACGCTAACAAGTGCGGGGATTGTCGCTGCATTTAATTATCTTGGTTATCTAGCTGGCTCCTATGATGCGATGAGAGCCGTTAAAGGTGTGGGATATCGCTTGTGGGCGGGGCTTTGGGGAGCCGTGATCATCACGCTGTTGTCTGCTTTTTTAAATGATGCTTTTACACATAGTATTGCACGCTTTTTTATTGGTTGGGCAAGTGGCTGGACATTAGTGCTGGTGGCTTCATGGGCTAACGAGTTACTGGCTCGCCTAAATAAACCTATATTAAGTGTGGCTGTTTATGCAGGAACGGGTGCCGGTATATTCATTAGCGGTATTCTTGCTGTGTTAATTATGAAATGGCAAATGAATGCGATGGCGGGATGGTTAATTTATGGTTCTCTTGCTTTTATTTGTGCCATATATGTGAGCTACCATCTACCAAAACCTTGGAAAATGAGCAGAGAAGAAGTAAAAGTCACCTCTTTAACGCTTACGCCAGCGATAAAAAGACTGATTTGGGGTTATACCTTTGCCGGATTTGGCTATATTTTACCCGCAACGTTTCTTTCTCAAATGGCGGCAGAACGCTTCCCGGGGAGCTTAATCGCACAATTTGTTTGGCCTGTCTTTGGTGCTTCAGCGGCATTATGTATTGGGATCGCTATTTTCACACGTAATGTATTAAACACGCAGTTACGCTTAGCTATTACGCTTTGGTTGCAAGCGTTAGGCATACTGATTGCGCTGTGGGTGCCTACCATTACAGGGTTGGCAATAGGGGCATTTTTAATTGGTGGCGGCTTAATGTGCGCAGTACAACTGGCATTTTTACGAGGTCGTGAATTAGCGCCTGATCATGGGCGTTATATGGCGGGTTTGCTCACCACTTTTTATGCCATCGGGCAATTAGTAGGTCCTGTAATTTCTTCACTTTCATCAGCATTGACAGGAAAATTAGAACCTGCACTTTATGTTGCTTTTATTGTATTGATAATTGGCGGCTTTCTGGTGTGTTTAAAAGAAAAAGAGCGTCAGTAA
- a CDS encoding NAD-dependent malic enzyme, producing the protein MELEHESKRPLYIPYAGPILLEFPLLNKGSAFSEEERSTFNLHGLLPEAVETIEEQVERAYRQYLDFKNDNDKHIYLRNIQDTNETLFYRLLESHLTEMMPIIYTPTVGEACEHFSDIYRRARGLFISYPNRANIDDMLQNATKQNVKVIVVTDGERILGLGDQGIGGMGIPIGKLSLYTACGGISPAYTLPVVLDVGTNNPQRLNDPLYMGWRHPRITGDEYNEFVDEFIQAVKRRWPNVLLQFEDFAQKNAMPLLNRYRDELCCFNDDIQGTASVTLGSLIAASRAAGRQLKDQTVTFLGAGSAGCGIAEQIIAQMKSEGLSDEQARERIFMVDRFGLLTDKLPNLLDFQSKLIQKSETIANWETESDAISLLEVVKNAKPTILIGVSGQAGLFTEEIIREMHKHCERPIVMPLSNPTSRVEARPEDIINWTDGQALVATGSPFAPVKYKDKEYPIAQCNNSYIFPGIGLGVIACGAKRVTDAMLMVASRALADCSPMAKEGDGSLLPLLSDIQQVSRYIAKQVAKEAQVQGVATVTSDSALEEAIERNYWSPEYRIYKRTSF; encoded by the coding sequence ATGGAACTGGAACACGAAAGTAAACGCCCTCTCTACATCCCGTATGCAGGTCCAATCCTGCTTGAATTTCCCCTGTTAAATAAAGGTAGTGCTTTCAGCGAAGAAGAACGCAGCACCTTTAACTTACATGGTTTACTGCCTGAAGCAGTTGAAACCATCGAAGAACAGGTTGAACGCGCTTATCGCCAATATCTTGATTTCAAAAACGATAACGATAAACATATTTACCTACGAAATATCCAAGATACCAATGAAACCCTGTTTTACCGTCTCTTGGAATCCCACCTAACTGAAATGATGCCAATCATTTACACACCAACAGTGGGTGAAGCTTGTGAACATTTCTCTGATATTTATCGTCGCGCTCGCGGTTTGTTTATCTCTTACCCTAACCGCGCCAATATTGACGATATGCTACAAAACGCCACCAAACAGAACGTAAAAGTAATCGTTGTAACAGATGGCGAACGTATCCTTGGTTTAGGTGACCAAGGTATCGGTGGTATGGGTATTCCTATCGGTAAACTCTCTTTATATACCGCATGTGGTGGCATTAGCCCTGCGTATACACTGCCTGTTGTACTTGATGTGGGAACTAACAACCCGCAACGTTTAAACGATCCTCTGTATATGGGATGGCGTCATCCTCGTATTACAGGTGATGAATATAACGAGTTTGTTGATGAGTTTATCCAAGCTGTTAAACGTCGCTGGCCAAATGTTTTACTACAATTTGAAGATTTTGCACAAAAAAATGCGATGCCTTTATTAAATCGTTATCGTGATGAATTATGTTGCTTTAATGATGATATTCAAGGTACAGCATCGGTCACTTTAGGTAGCCTAATTGCAGCAAGTCGTGCTGCGGGTCGCCAATTAAAAGACCAAACTGTCACTTTCTTAGGCGCAGGCTCTGCGGGTTGTGGTATTGCTGAGCAAATCATTGCCCAAATGAAATCTGAAGGTTTAAGTGATGAGCAAGCGCGTGAACGCATCTTTATGGTTGACCGTTTCGGCTTATTAACAGACAAACTGCCAAATTTACTTGATTTCCAAAGCAAACTTATCCAAAAAAGCGAAACTATTGCTAATTGGGAAACCGAAAGCGATGCGATTTCACTGTTAGAAGTGGTTAAGAATGCAAAACCAACTATTTTGATTGGTGTTTCAGGGCAAGCTGGCTTATTCACTGAAGAAATTATTCGTGAAATGCACAAACACTGTGAACGCCCTATCGTAATGCCATTATCTAATCCAACGTCTCGTGTAGAAGCGCGTCCTGAAGATATTATCAACTGGACTGATGGACAAGCATTAGTGGCAACAGGCAGCCCATTTGCACCAGTTAAATACAAAGATAAAGAATATCCAATTGCACAGTGCAACAACTCTTATATCTTCCCAGGTATTGGATTAGGTGTTATCGCATGTGGTGCCAAACGTGTTACTGATGCCATGCTGATGGTGGCAAGTCGCGCATTAGCAGATTGCTCACCAATGGCAAAAGAGGGTGATGGCTCTCTATTACCTTTACTGTCTGATATTCAACAAGTTTCTCGCTATATCGCCAAACAAGTTGCAAAAGAAGCACAAGTACAAGGTGTTGCTACTGTGACTTCTGATTCAGCATTAGAAGAAGCCATTGAACGTAACTATTGGTCACCAGAGTACCGTATTTACAAAAGAACTTCGTTCTAA
- the yeiB gene encoding DUF418 domain-containing protein YeiB, with protein sequence MNESSHQRIEALDALRGMAILGILLLNISGFALLRVASFNPLHSGEASFGDRITWMALNLFAQGKFLFIFALLFGGTLYLLLYKGTRFNLSRLVVLALIGVIHTLFIWEGDILFPYSICGLFVFAFIKSIATKHQFILGAILYFCGALILGALFYYYRDFIDTVWYSTPYSQLAESDWKTGPYLNSVYYRLNELSLFVFNLVRQYSWFLFGAMLMGSALMASGWLQQKYSRAHYGRVALYFLTISLSVQTVIVLVDYYLDWDYRWAAIFAQPLTMLIQVMQSLGYIALFYWSWNIIQHSYFAYALRCVGKMALTTYLMQSVIGIYLFQRMGLFNQFTLPELMPFVAVIWAINIAFAVIWLRYFPQGPIEWIWRKSASKLAQFF encoded by the coding sequence ATGAATGAATCGTCTCATCAACGTATCGAAGCACTCGATGCGTTGAGAGGAATGGCGATCCTTGGCATTTTATTGCTCAATATTTCAGGTTTTGCATTATTAAGAGTGGCTTCATTTAATCCGTTACATTCGGGAGAAGCCTCTTTTGGTGATCGTATAACATGGATGGCATTAAATCTGTTTGCTCAAGGAAAATTCCTCTTTATTTTTGCGCTGTTATTTGGTGGTACGCTTTATCTCCTTTTGTATAAAGGGACTCGTTTTAATTTATCGCGATTAGTTGTATTGGCATTAATTGGTGTTATTCACACATTATTTATTTGGGAAGGGGATATTTTATTTCCATATAGTATATGTGGTTTATTTGTTTTTGCGTTTATCAAATCAATCGCGACAAAGCACCAATTTATATTAGGAGCGATACTCTATTTTTGTGGCGCACTGATTTTAGGTGCGCTGTTTTACTATTATCGTGATTTTATTGATACCGTTTGGTATAGCACGCCATACTCTCAATTGGCTGAATCAGATTGGAAAACAGGACCTTATTTAAATAGTGTTTATTATCGTTTAAATGAGCTAAGTCTTTTTGTTTTCAATCTAGTTCGTCAATACAGTTGGTTTTTATTTGGTGCGATGTTAATGGGTTCTGCATTAATGGCATCAGGTTGGTTGCAACAGAAATATAGTCGCGCTCATTATGGTCGTGTGGCACTTTATTTCCTCACAATCAGTTTAAGCGTACAAACGGTTATTGTGCTGGTGGATTATTACCTTGATTGGGATTACCGCTGGGCGGCTATTTTTGCACAACCTTTAACTATGTTGATCCAAGTGATGCAAAGTTTGGGGTATATTGCGCTGTTTTATTGGAGTTGGAATATTATTCAACACTCTTATTTTGCCTATGCTTTACGTTGTGTTGGCAAAATGGCGTTAACGACCTATTTAATGCAAAGTGTTATTGGTATTTATTTATTTCAGCGTATGGGTCTATTTAATCAATTTACTTTACCTGAACTGATGCCTTTTGTTGCTGTTATTTGGGCAATCAATATTGCTTTTGCTGTGATTTGGTTACGTTATTTTCCACAAGGGCCAATAGAGTGGATCTGGCGTAAATCAGCCTCAAAATTAGCGCAATTCTTTTAG
- the cdd gene encoding cytidine deaminase: protein MHTRFQAIWSDLSPQLQQALAPYLEQDEFPAMFTAEQVNAIKTQLQCNDDALALALLPVAAACAVAPISNFKVGAIARGESGNLYFGANMEFAGAPLQQTVHAEQSAVTHAWLRGESRLISVTVNYTPCGHCRQFMNELNSGTQIQIQLPGRKMATLGDYLPDSFGPKDLNITSLLMDKVNHGYKIDNPSELAQQALQAANRSHAPYSGSHSGIAVQMKNGKIFQGSYAENAAFNPSLPPLQAALILLNMAGESVMDIESAVLIEKAETILTQWDATQATLTALGCHQMQRITL from the coding sequence ATGCATACTCGTTTTCAGGCAATTTGGTCAGATTTATCCCCTCAGTTACAACAAGCACTTGCTCCTTATCTTGAGCAGGATGAATTCCCTGCAATGTTCACGGCAGAACAGGTCAATGCCATAAAAACACAGTTACAATGTAATGATGATGCCTTAGCCCTAGCACTTTTACCGGTTGCCGCAGCTTGCGCTGTCGCGCCAATCTCTAATTTCAAAGTGGGTGCGATTGCTCGTGGCGAAAGTGGTAATCTCTATTTCGGTGCCAATATGGAATTTGCTGGCGCACCGCTACAACAAACCGTTCATGCTGAACAAAGTGCCGTGACTCATGCATGGTTACGTGGTGAATCTCGCTTAATCTCAGTCACTGTTAACTATACACCTTGTGGTCATTGCCGCCAGTTTATGAACGAATTGAACAGTGGCACTCAAATTCAAATTCAGTTACCGGGTAGAAAAATGGCAACATTAGGCGATTATTTACCTGATAGCTTTGGCCCGAAAGATCTCAATATCACCTCTTTATTAATGGACAAAGTTAATCACGGTTACAAAATTGATAACCCTAGTGAATTAGCGCAACAGGCACTACAAGCGGCTAATCGTAGCCATGCGCCTTATAGTGGCTCGCACAGTGGTATTGCTGTTCAAATGAAGAATGGCAAAATTTTCCAAGGTAGCTACGCTGAAAATGCCGCATTTAATCCAAGTTTACCGCCATTACAAGCGGCATTAATTTTATTAAACATGGCGGGTGAGAGTGTTATGGATATTGAATCTGCTGTCTTAATTGAAAAAGCAGAGACAATTTTAACGCAATGGGATGCAACACAAGCAACATTAACTGCTTTAGGTTGTCACCAAATGCAACGCATCACTTTGTAA
- the apbC gene encoding iron-sulfur cluster carrier protein ApbC — MSDKSPEQTTPEILNEKVSGVLSTFEHPTLKRNLLSLKALHQCAMIDDVLHIELVMPFVWKKPFQALIEEKTSELRNITGAKAIEWKLKHNISTLRRANDLPGVNGVRNILAVSSGKGGVGKSSTAVNLALALAQEGAKVGILDADIYGPSIPNMLGTTMERPTSPDGQHMAPIMAYGLASNSIGYLVTDDNAMVWRGPMASKALMQMLQDTLWPDLDYLVIDMPPGTGDIQLTLSQNIPVTAAVVVTTPQDIALVDAMKGIVMFKKVNVPVLGIIENMSAHICSNCGHLEPIFGTGGAAKLAEKYHCQLLGQVPLHISLREDLDRGQPTVMRDPEGEFADIYREIASTVSAQMYWDGDAIPTEISFRAV; from the coding sequence ATGAGTGATAAATCCCCCGAGCAGACCACCCCTGAGATTCTGAACGAAAAAGTTTCAGGTGTCTTGTCTACTTTTGAACACCCGACATTGAAGCGTAATCTGCTTTCTCTAAAAGCATTACATCAATGTGCGATGATTGACGATGTTCTTCATATCGAGTTAGTGATGCCATTTGTTTGGAAAAAGCCTTTCCAAGCCCTAATCGAAGAAAAAACATCTGAACTTCGCAACATCACTGGTGCAAAAGCCATTGAATGGAAACTCAAGCACAATATTTCAACCTTACGCCGTGCAAATGATCTGCCGGGCGTTAATGGTGTACGTAATATTCTTGCTGTTAGCTCTGGTAAAGGTGGCGTTGGTAAATCAAGTACAGCAGTTAACCTTGCATTAGCGCTTGCACAAGAAGGTGCTAAAGTAGGTATTCTTGATGCTGATATTTATGGGCCGTCTATTCCGAATATGTTGGGTACCACAATGGAGCGTCCAACGTCTCCTGATGGACAACATATGGCACCGATTATGGCTTATGGTTTAGCGTCTAACTCTATCGGTTATTTAGTTACAGATGATAATGCAATGGTATGGCGTGGTCCTATGGCGAGCAAAGCATTAATGCAAATGCTCCAAGATACGCTGTGGCCTGACTTGGATTATCTGGTTATCGATATGCCACCGGGAACAGGTGATATTCAACTAACCTTATCGCAAAATATCCCTGTAACCGCTGCGGTTGTGGTAACAACGCCACAAGATATCGCGCTGGTGGATGCGATGAAAGGGATCGTCATGTTTAAGAAAGTCAATGTGCCTGTATTAGGTATTATTGAAAACATGAGCGCACATATTTGTAGTAACTGTGGTCACCTTGAACCTATCTTTGGTACAGGTGGTGCGGCGAAATTGGCAGAAAAGTATCATTGCCAATTATTAGGTCAAGTTCCTCTTCATATCTCTTTACGTGAAGACTTAGATCGCGGGCAACCAACAGTAATGCGTGATCCTGAAGGCGAGTTTGCTGATATTTATCGCGAAATCGCGTCAACAGTATCTGCTCAAATGTATTGGGATGGTGATGCAATCCCAACGGAAATTTCTTTCCGCGCAGTGTAA
- a CDS encoding CidB/LrgB family autolysis modulator has translation MLMNIWWSLPLTIIVFYLSRKLAARYKLPILNPLLIGIAVIIPILLITHTPYEHYFAGSRILNDLLQPAVVALAIPLYQQLHQIRAQWKSLISICFIGSIAAMVSGTAIALWAGATPEIAASILPKSVTTPIAMAVADSIGGIPAISAACVIAVGILGAIFGHSLFKILRIPTHASRGLAMGTVSHAVGTARAAEVDYIEGAYSSLALMTCGIITSLTAPFIFPIILHLYS, from the coding sequence ATGTTAATGAATATTTGGTGGTCACTTCCTTTGACCATAATTGTCTTTTATTTATCACGTAAACTTGCTGCTCGTTATAAATTGCCTATATTGAATCCCTTACTTATAGGTATTGCGGTTATTATTCCTATTTTATTAATCACTCATACACCTTATGAGCATTATTTTGCCGGTAGTCGTATTTTAAATGACTTATTACAACCGGCTGTGGTTGCTTTAGCAATTCCACTTTATCAGCAATTACACCAAATTCGCGCACAGTGGAAATCATTAATCAGTATTTGCTTTATTGGTAGTATTGCTGCGATGGTCAGTGGGACTGCCATTGCATTATGGGCTGGTGCAACACCCGAAATTGCCGCATCAATTTTACCTAAATCAGTGACAACGCCTATCGCAATGGCTGTCGCAGATTCCATCGGTGGTATTCCTGCAATCAGTGCTGCTTGTGTTATCGCAGTAGGTATTTTAGGTGCCATTTTTGGTCATTCACTCTTTAAAATACTGCGTATTCCTACTCACGCATCTCGTGGTTTGGCGATGGGAACCGTTTCTCATGCCGTGGGAACAGCAAGAGCGGCTGAAGTGGATTATATTGAAGGTGCTTATAGTTCACTGGCATTAATGACCTGTGGGATTATTACTTCATTAACTGCACCGTTTATCTTCCCGATTATTTTGCATCTCTATAGTTGA
- a CDS encoding CidA/LrgA family protein: MKSKRARLQITLWHYLRSFLVLYLCLFAGNLISALLPFAVPGSIVGLLILFGLLAFQLIPLRWVKPGANILLKNMTLLFIPIGVAVMNYYDLLSQQLFPIVLASVVSTFGVMALVAYCSHYVHRERIIVGAKPDIVEDVVEKTQQKDDDTALSEKKKC, encoded by the coding sequence ATGAAATCTAAACGGGCACGATTGCAGATTACACTTTGGCATTATCTACGATCTTTTTTGGTACTTTATCTTTGTCTCTTTGCGGGTAATCTTATTTCAGCCCTTCTACCCTTCGCGGTTCCAGGCAGCATTGTTGGCTTACTTATTCTCTTCGGTTTACTTGCTTTCCAGCTTATCCCTTTGCGCTGGGTTAAACCCGGGGCCAATATCCTCTTAAAAAATATGACATTACTCTTTATTCCTATCGGAGTGGCAGTAATGAATTATTATGACTTATTAAGTCAGCAACTTTTCCCTATTGTTTTAGCAAGTGTGGTAAGTACCTTTGGTGTTATGGCATTAGTCGCTTATTGCTCACACTATGTTCACCGTGAGCGCATTATCGTGGGTGCAAAACCTGACATAGTTGAGGACGTTGTAGAAAAAACGCAACAGAAAGACGACGATACAGCGTTAAGTGAGAAGAAAAAATGTTAA
- the sanA gene encoding outer membrane permeability protein SanA produces MLKRLIYLFLTLFILLAVTLIACDRWIGWKTNPYIFEDVDTLPAKKVGMVLGTSKYYTSGYINQFYQYRIQGAVNAYNSGKIQYLLLSGDNAKHSYNEPNTMRKDLIKAGIPASRIVMDFAGFRTLDSVVRTKEVFGTDGFTIITQRFHCERAVFIALEKGIDAQCFAVASPKSMFKVRVREVFARAGAMIDVYILNREPRFLGPPETIPAIQSIPEGIKGYPAVSPEEVESLPLNENNHEKS; encoded by the coding sequence ATGCTAAAACGCCTCATTTATCTTTTTCTCACACTTTTTATTCTACTGGCTGTCACCTTGATTGCCTGTGATCGCTGGATCGGGTGGAAAACTAATCCTTATATATTTGAAGACGTAGATACATTACCCGCTAAAAAAGTAGGAATGGTGTTAGGAACATCAAAGTACTATACCAGCGGTTATATAAATCAGTTTTATCAATACCGCATCCAAGGCGCTGTAAATGCTTATAATAGTGGCAAAATTCAGTATTTATTGCTCAGCGGCGATAATGCAAAACACAGCTATAATGAGCCAAATACGATGCGTAAAGATCTCATTAAAGCGGGCATTCCTGCCTCTCGTATTGTGATGGATTTTGCCGGTTTCAGAACACTTGACTCAGTAGTGCGAACAAAAGAGGTATTTGGTACAGATGGATTTACCATTATTACTCAACGTTTTCACTGTGAGCGAGCTGTTTTTATCGCATTAGAAAAAGGCATTGATGCACAATGCTTTGCGGTTGCATCCCCTAAAAGTATGTTTAAAGTACGCGTACGCGAAGTATTTGCCAGAGCTGGTGCAATGATTGATGTTTATATTCTAAACCGCGAACCCCGCTTTTTAGGGCCGCCAGAAACTATTCCCGCAATACAATCTATTCCTGAAGGCATTAAAGGCTATCCTGCGGTTTCACCAGAGGAAGTCGAATCACTTCCTCTGAATGAAAATAATCATGAAAAAAGCTAA
- the metG gene encoding methionine--tRNA ligase: MSHVANKLLVTCALPYANGSIHLGHILEHIQADIWVRYQRMRGKEVHFICADDAHGTPIMLKAQQLGITPEAMIEEMSKEHQQDFAGFNISYDNYHSTHSEESRQLSTKIYLALKKNGHIKSKTISQLYDEEKGMFLPDRFVKGTCPKCKAPDQYGDNCEVCGSTYSPTELINPRSVVSGSTPVMRETEHYFFDLPAFSNMLQEWIRSGALQEQVANKMQEWFDSGLQQWDITRDAPYFGFEIPDAPGKYFYVWLDAPIGYMSSFLNLCEKRGDLSFDEFWNKDSKADLYHFIGKDIVYFHSLFWPAMLEGSEYRKPTNLFVHGYVTVNGAKMSKSRGTFITARAYLDHFDADCLRYYYAAKLSSRIDDIDLNLEDFVQRVNSDIVNKVVNLASRTAGFISKRFDGKLADSLDDAKLYQHFVDMKETIAQSFENREFGKAVREIMALADEANRYIDEKAPWVVAKQEGQDAQLQAICTMGINLFRVLMTYLKPVLPSLTERSEAFLQTELTWDALAQPLLGTEITKFKALFNRIEMDKANAMVEASKSTIAPVKEVTGPLADSPIQETIKFDDFAKIDMRIAEIKQADFVEGSDKLLKLILDLGGETRQVFSGIRTAYPDPKVLEGRLTVMVANLAPRKMRFGISEGMVMAAGPGDKDIFLLSPDSGAKPGQQVK; this comes from the coding sequence ATGTCTCACGTCGCGAATAAATTATTGGTAACCTGCGCGTTACCTTATGCTAACGGTTCAATTCATCTCGGTCATATCCTTGAGCACATTCAGGCTGATATCTGGGTCCGTTATCAACGAATGCGCGGCAAAGAAGTTCATTTCATCTGCGCTGATGATGCTCACGGCACGCCAATTATGCTGAAAGCTCAACAACTGGGTATTACACCAGAAGCCATGATTGAAGAAATGAGCAAAGAGCATCAGCAGGATTTTGCTGGCTTTAATATCAGTTACGACAATTATCACTCTACACACAGTGAAGAGAGTCGCCAATTATCGACTAAAATTTATCTTGCACTGAAAAAAAATGGTCACATCAAAAGCAAAACTATTTCTCAGCTTTATGATGAAGAAAAAGGCATGTTTTTGCCTGACCGCTTTGTAAAAGGCACTTGCCCTAAATGTAAAGCGCCAGACCAATATGGTGATAACTGTGAAGTTTGTGGCTCTACTTACAGCCCAACCGAATTAATCAACCCACGCTCTGTTGTATCAGGTTCAACGCCTGTTATGCGTGAAACTGAGCACTATTTCTTCGACTTACCTGCATTTAGTAATATGTTACAAGAGTGGATCCGCTCTGGCGCTTTGCAAGAGCAAGTTGCAAATAAAATGCAAGAGTGGTTCGACAGCGGTTTACAACAGTGGGATATCACTCGTGACGCACCTTATTTTGGATTTGAAATCCCAGATGCACCGGGTAAATATTTCTATGTATGGCTAGATGCACCAATCGGCTACATGAGTTCTTTCTTAAACTTATGTGAAAAACGTGGTGATTTAAGTTTTGATGAGTTTTGGAATAAAGACAGCAAAGCAGACCTTTATCACTTTATTGGTAAAGATATCGTCTATTTCCACAGCTTATTCTGGCCAGCCATGTTAGAAGGTAGCGAATATCGCAAGCCAACCAACCTGTTTGTTCACGGTTATGTCACTGTAAATGGCGCGAAGATGTCAAAATCTCGTGGCACCTTTATTACAGCGCGTGCTTACCTTGATCATTTTGATGCAGATTGCCTACGCTATTACTATGCAGCAAAACTTTCCTCACGCATTGATGATATTGACCTAAACTTAGAAGACTTTGTTCAACGTGTTAACAGCGATATTGTTAATAAAGTCGTTAACCTTGCATCACGTACAGCAGGTTTTATCAGCAAGCGTTTTGATGGCAAATTAGCAGATTCTTTAGATGATGCTAAGCTTTATCAACACTTTGTTGATATGAAAGAAACTATCGCACAGTCATTTGAAAATCGTGAATTTGGTAAAGCAGTTCGTGAAATCATGGCATTAGCGGATGAAGCCAACCGCTATATTGATGAAAAAGCGCCGTGGGTTGTAGCAAAACAAGAAGGTCAAGATGCACAGCTACAAGCTATCTGTACAATGGGTATTAACTTATTCCGCGTGCTAATGACATATCTGAAACCGGTTTTACCTTCATTAACAGAACGCTCAGAAGCCTTTTTGCAAACCGAATTAACATGGGATGCGCTTGCACAACCACTTTTAGGTACAGAAATCACCAAATTCAAAGCACTGTTTAACCGTATTGAAATGGATAAAGCCAATGCAATGGTTGAAGCATCTAAAAGCACCATTGCACCTGTAAAAGAAGTCACAGGACCATTAGCAGATTCACCAATTCAAGAAACGATTAAGTTTGATGATTTTGCGAAAATCGATATGCGTATCGCTGAAATTAAACAAGCTGATTTTGTTGAAGGATCAGATAAGTTACTGAAGCTAATTTTGGACTTAGGTGGTGAGACTCGCCAAGTCTTTTCTGGCATTCGTACAGCATACCCAGATCCGAAAGTGTTGGAAGGTCGTTTAACGGTAATGGTGGCAAACTTAGCACCTCGTAAAATGCGTTTTGGTATTTCAGAAGGCATGGTAATGGCGGCAGGACCTGGCGATAAAGATATCTTCTTACTTAGCCCAGATTCTGGTGCAAAACCGGGTCAGCAAGTGAAATAA